One Pirellulales bacterium genomic window carries:
- a CDS encoding phosphopantothenoylcysteine decarboxylase: MARILITSGPTRQHLDPVRYLTNASSGRMGQSLAQAAVDAGHAVIVVSGPVEIDYPPRCEVISVISTEEMLATCERVFSNCDGLIGVAAPCDYRPVKVEEHKIKKTGEPLVLHLVETPDIVATLAVSKRPTQWVVGFALETEDQRFRAITKMEQKSCDLMVLNGPEAISSQDNSIEVLARNGEAVAKIVGSKGDVSRQLFAVIDERLIRGSSKISDTPLD; the protein is encoded by the coding sequence GTGGCCCGCATTCTCATTACTTCCGGACCCACGCGACAGCATCTCGATCCGGTGCGGTATCTGACCAATGCCTCGAGCGGGCGGATGGGGCAATCGCTGGCGCAAGCGGCGGTCGATGCCGGCCACGCGGTGATCGTCGTCAGTGGGCCGGTGGAAATTGACTATCCGCCGCGGTGTGAAGTCATTTCGGTGATTTCGACGGAAGAGATGCTCGCGACTTGCGAGCGAGTTTTTTCCAATTGCGATGGTTTAATTGGTGTCGCAGCGCCGTGCGATTATCGTCCCGTGAAAGTTGAAGAGCACAAAATAAAGAAAACCGGAGAGCCGCTCGTGCTGCACCTGGTCGAGACTCCCGATATTGTGGCAACGTTGGCGGTCTCGAAGCGGCCGACTCAATGGGTCGTTGGTTTTGCGCTGGAGACCGAAGATCAGCGGTTCCGAGCGATTACGAAAATGGAGCAGAAAAGCTGCGACTTAATGGTACTCAACGGGCCGGAAGCAATCAGCTCGCAAGACAACTCAATCGAAGTCCTCGCGCGCAACGGCGAAGCGGTCGCGAAGATCGTCGGCTCAAAGGGCGATGTCTCTCGGCAGTTATTTGCCGTTATCGACGAGCGGCTGATTCGAGGTTCAAGCAAAATATCCGACACGCCGCTCGACTAG
- a CDS encoding MFS transporter — translation MSLPSDSTISGTAVRASADPDTVGSASSLGAATTVKVGYEKFRPSATLKSRSYVGLLLSQFLAAFNDQASHIVALFYATDMLVRFAKVAPDHIDTKALISIVTACFITPFFLFSPLAGVLADKYSKRSIIVFWKLAEVFIMTIALVGFLLPHAAGLGFASADTLAIWSSILVISVVFMMGTHSTFFIPAKYGVMPELLHTSILSRGNGLLEGTSFAANILGTVFGGWLYGTEFIKSNIEVSGAATVLHPGREWIIGTVLLGFAVLGVISSLLVEHIPPAAPHKPMIWEPWTPMKQNLGLLRKSKSLVLATIGIAFFLFMTLYLRQTLLFQGETKEEVQRAIKLNPAIAEEVGLEKSANPEQLGKHAKDAKTEFEVALLIGFVGLGVGIGCSLAGYFSGNRLELGLVPIGLALLIVCTATMAVVVPHKARMIACLIAVGTAAGLYIVPLYTLLQHRAPKESKGSLVATSNFLNVTGGLIAVIVFFLATAGLQFVLDLKLHYADARSDPLKVTAYLHQLVRESQIPKLLFLGASLVTIGMLLLLWWQRPDFMLRAISWLRSSRRRHLQALGLDNIPANGQVILVSNCRDFNHWVLVVSTLDRFARFVAPHDTGGDDFLRSLAVRNGVMIAAGPKIRLAEEDHALARGLVTLGQGNILGLSLEDGYVGDHGQQFSGEHLLAELRNKVPAGILPVYCGENPIHPEAGWKSDGRTFVAIGEPLAANAHVEEIRAAIAALGS, via the coding sequence GTGTCTTTGCCATCCGATTCCACCATTTCCGGTACGGCAGTGCGTGCTTCAGCGGATCCCGACACCGTGGGGAGCGCTTCGAGCCTGGGCGCTGCAACAACCGTAAAAGTGGGCTATGAAAAATTTAGGCCGTCGGCAACGCTCAAATCGCGCAGCTACGTCGGCTTGCTACTATCGCAGTTTCTGGCGGCGTTTAACGATCAGGCCAGCCATATCGTGGCGCTTTTTTATGCTACCGATATGCTGGTGCGGTTTGCCAAAGTCGCTCCGGACCACATCGATACGAAAGCGTTGATTTCGATCGTGACCGCGTGCTTTATCACGCCATTTTTTCTGTTCTCGCCGCTGGCGGGCGTTCTGGCCGACAAATACAGCAAGCGCTCGATCATTGTGTTTTGGAAGTTGGCCGAAGTCTTTATCATGACGATCGCGCTGGTCGGATTTTTGTTGCCACATGCCGCGGGATTGGGCTTCGCTTCGGCAGATACGCTGGCGATTTGGAGTTCGATTCTCGTCATTTCGGTCGTGTTTATGATGGGGACGCATAGCACATTTTTCATTCCGGCTAAATATGGAGTCATGCCCGAGCTATTGCATACATCGATCCTCTCTCGCGGCAACGGCTTGCTCGAAGGGACTAGCTTCGCGGCGAATATTCTCGGCACCGTGTTTGGTGGCTGGCTGTATGGAACCGAGTTCATCAAGTCGAACATCGAAGTGTCGGGGGCTGCAACCGTGCTGCATCCGGGAAGAGAGTGGATCATCGGTACCGTGTTGCTCGGTTTTGCGGTGCTGGGAGTCATCAGCTCGCTGCTGGTGGAGCACATTCCGCCGGCCGCGCCGCATAAGCCGATGATTTGGGAACCGTGGACTCCGATGAAGCAAAATCTCGGCCTGCTACGGAAATCGAAGTCGCTGGTACTGGCAACCATTGGGATTGCATTTTTCTTATTTATGACACTCTATTTGCGGCAGACGCTGTTGTTTCAAGGCGAAACCAAGGAAGAAGTCCAGCGCGCGATCAAATTGAATCCAGCGATCGCCGAAGAGGTCGGATTGGAGAAATCGGCGAACCCGGAGCAACTTGGCAAACACGCCAAAGATGCGAAAACCGAATTCGAAGTGGCGCTGCTGATCGGCTTTGTCGGGCTAGGCGTCGGTATCGGATGCTCGCTCGCAGGTTATTTCTCTGGAAATCGGCTGGAGTTGGGGTTGGTGCCCATTGGACTGGCACTGTTGATCGTTTGCACTGCGACAATGGCTGTGGTCGTGCCCCACAAAGCGAGAATGATTGCCTGTTTGATCGCGGTGGGCACCGCAGCCGGACTATATATCGTGCCGCTGTATACGCTGCTGCAACACCGCGCGCCGAAGGAGAGCAAAGGAAGCCTGGTGGCGACGAGCAATTTCTTGAACGTGACCGGCGGGCTGATTGCAGTGATCGTGTTCTTTTTGGCAACCGCCGGTTTGCAGTTCGTGCTCGATTTGAAGCTGCACTATGCCGATGCGCGGAGCGATCCGCTGAAGGTGACGGCCTATCTGCACCAATTGGTGCGCGAAAGCCAGATTCCAAAACTACTGTTTTTGGGCGCGAGCCTGGTGACAATCGGCATGTTGCTGCTGCTTTGGTGGCAACGGCCCGACTTCATGTTGCGAGCGATTTCGTGGCTTCGCTCGTCGCGACGTCGACATTTACAAGCACTTGGGCTTGACAACATTCCGGCCAACGGCCAAGTGATCTTGGTAAGCAACTGCCGCGACTTTAATCATTGGGTATTGGTAGTATCGACCTTGGACCGCTTTGCGCGATTTGTGGCGCCGCACGATACGGGCGGCGACGATTTTTTGCGCAGTCTGGCTGTACGGAATGGGGTAATGATCGCCGCGGGTCCAAAGATTCGCCTGGCCGAAGAAGATCATGCGCTGGCACGTGGTTTGGTTACCCTGGGGCAAGGCAATATTCTCGGCCTTAGTCTTGAAGATGGCTATGTCGGCGACCACGGACAGCAGTTTTCCGGCGAGCACTTGCTGGCTGAACTCCGCAACAAAGTTCCGGCCGGCATCTTGCCGGTTTACTGCGGCGAGAACCCGATTCATCCCGAAGCCGGTTGGAAATCCGACGGCCGCACGTTCGTCGCCATTGGCGAACCGCTGGCGGCCAACGCGCATGTCGAGGAAATTCGTGCAGCGATTGCCGCGCTCGGGAGTTGA
- a CDS encoding DNA-directed RNA polymerase subunit omega: MLEELKEEEIVNKVGGRFKLSTLIQKRLVALNAGSRQLVELESDNKLEIVVREIIEDKIYLDAEAKVQIAGEEDGIGGPPELDLSDL; encoded by the coding sequence ATGCTCGAAGAACTGAAGGAAGAAGAGATCGTCAACAAAGTTGGGGGGCGGTTCAAGCTTTCGACCCTCATTCAAAAGCGGTTGGTTGCGCTGAACGCCGGTAGCCGACAGCTTGTTGAGTTGGAATCGGACAACAAGCTCGAGATTGTCGTCCGCGAGATCATTGAAGACAAAATCTACCTCGATGCCGAGGCCAAGGTTCAGATTGCCGGCGAAGAAGATGGCATCGGCGGGCCGCCGGAACTCGATTTGTCGGATCTATAG
- the gmk gene encoding guanylate kinase — translation MPASTPPGRVIVISGPSGAGKTTVLRKLLQRCDRLVVSISATTRPPRPGEVNDEDYHFLTQDEFALRRRRGEFLECAEVFNRGVWYGTLESEVGPRLAAGKWVVLEIDVEGTRSVLKRHPDALTIFVRPESVDELERRLRARGTEDEASLQRRLEIARQELAAADLYRYQVTNKTVDQAVDKILEILKHSEGC, via the coding sequence ATGCCCGCCAGCACGCCGCCAGGTCGCGTCATCGTCATTTCCGGACCATCCGGGGCGGGCAAAACCACGGTCCTACGGAAGCTCTTGCAGCGATGCGATCGGTTGGTTGTCAGTATTTCGGCAACCACCCGGCCGCCTCGGCCTGGGGAGGTGAATGACGAGGATTATCATTTCCTCACCCAAGATGAATTCGCCCTCCGTCGAAGACGGGGCGAATTCCTGGAATGTGCCGAAGTCTTCAATCGTGGTGTCTGGTACGGCACGCTGGAAAGTGAAGTTGGGCCTCGACTTGCGGCAGGAAAATGGGTAGTCTTAGAGATTGATGTGGAGGGCACTCGGTCGGTTCTGAAGCGGCACCCCGACGCCCTCACCATCTTCGTCCGGCCCGAATCGGTTGACGAATTGGAACGCCGATTGCGTGCCCGAGGAACGGAAGACGAAGCGAGCTTACAGAGGCGGCTCGAAATTGCTCGCCAGGAATTGGCCGCAGCCGACCTCTATCGATACCAGGTAACGAATAAAACCGTCGATCAGGCGGTCGATAAGATCCTTGAGATTTTGAAACATTCGGAGGGTTGCTGA
- a CDS encoding phosphopantothenoylcysteine decarboxylase — protein sequence MQGRKLLIGVTGGVAAYKTAALVSKLVQNGADVTVVLTDSARQFIGASTFEALTGRPVPRNMFCEGDFPLGAHIELARRAEVLCIAPATANFLAKAAVGLADDLLSTLYLAFDGPVVMAPAMNSQMWAKSPVGRSLAQLLADGVKIVDPEDGWLSCRDHGKGRMADPEKIRAAIDAALKQTQ from the coding sequence ATGCAAGGCCGTAAACTGCTCATCGGTGTGACCGGCGGGGTTGCGGCCTACAAGACGGCGGCATTAGTCAGCAAGTTAGTCCAGAACGGCGCCGATGTGACGGTAGTACTTACCGACTCAGCACGCCAATTCATTGGTGCATCCACCTTTGAAGCCCTCACCGGTCGGCCAGTTCCACGCAACATGTTTTGCGAGGGAGATTTTCCACTCGGAGCACATATTGAACTGGCGCGACGCGCCGAAGTGTTGTGTATCGCTCCGGCGACTGCCAACTTCTTGGCGAAGGCAGCCGTTGGACTAGCGGACGACCTGCTGAGCACGCTCTATTTGGCATTTGACGGCCCCGTTGTCATGGCCCCGGCCATGAACTCGCAAATGTGGGCCAAGTCGCCGGTGGGAAGGAGTCTCGCCCAGTTGTTGGCCGACGGCGTGAAGATCGTTGATCCCGAGGATGGCTGGTTGAGTTGTCGCGATCATGGGAAAGGGCGGATGGCGGACCCAGAGAAGATACGCGCGGCAATCGACGCTGCTTTGAAACAGACTCAGTAA
- a CDS encoding type II secretion system F family protein, protein MSPLLISLAAFFGVAALVGAVAMMFRGSESSRAEERLAFIAAGKASGAKASIVESGVLAQPLDSTQGAIAEFLAKFRNLSLLFEQADTNLTPPKFLIITACMAAAGAVAGAATRVNAAIVPAFAILTGILPMLWLILRRRKRLRNFAKQLPDALELMARALRAGHSLSAGFHLVAEEMSEPINVEFNRVHEEQNLGIAMNDALQSLTERVPNLDLRFFATAVILQKQTGGDLAEILDKIGHLIRERFQIWGQVQALTGEGRLSGIVLLALPPLLFIAVWYLNPDYVAVLFTDPIGKKMLAGGVVMQILGALVIRKIVNIKV, encoded by the coding sequence ATGTCTCCACTATTAATTTCCCTTGCCGCCTTTTTCGGCGTTGCCGCACTGGTCGGCGCCGTGGCGATGATGTTTCGCGGCAGCGAAAGCTCGCGCGCGGAGGAACGGCTGGCATTTATCGCGGCCGGCAAAGCGAGCGGTGCCAAGGCAAGTATTGTCGAGAGCGGCGTTTTGGCGCAACCGCTCGACTCGACTCAAGGCGCCATCGCGGAGTTTCTGGCGAAGTTCCGCAATTTGAGCTTGCTGTTCGAGCAGGCCGATACCAATCTCACGCCGCCGAAATTCTTGATCATTACCGCGTGCATGGCTGCGGCCGGCGCCGTCGCCGGAGCGGCGACGCGCGTCAATGCGGCGATCGTTCCGGCGTTCGCGATCCTCACCGGCATCTTACCGATGTTGTGGCTCATTTTGCGGCGTCGCAAGCGACTGCGGAATTTCGCCAAACAACTCCCCGACGCTTTGGAGTTGATGGCCCGCGCCTTGCGAGCGGGACACAGCTTGTCGGCTGGTTTTCACCTGGTCGCCGAGGAAATGTCGGAACCGATCAACGTGGAATTCAACCGTGTACACGAGGAACAAAACCTCGGCATCGCCATGAACGACGCCCTGCAAAGCCTGACGGAGCGGGTTCCAAATCTCGACTTGCGATTCTTTGCCACCGCGGTGATCTTGCAGAAGCAGACCGGTGGCGATTTGGCCGAGATTCTCGACAAAATCGGCCACCTGATTCGCGAACGGTTTCAGATTTGGGGCCAAGTGCAAGCCCTCACGGGTGAAGGCCGGCTGTCGGGTATCGTGCTGCTGGCGCTACCGCCGCTGCTGTTCATTGCCGTGTGGTACTTGAACCCCGATTATGTTGCCGTGCTATTCACCGATCCGATCGGCAAGAAAATGCTCGCCGGCGGCGTGGTGATGCAGATTTTAGGTGCATTGGTAATCAGAAAAATTGTGAATATCAAAGTGTAA
- the maf gene encoding septum formation protein Maf, giving the protein MQPPFPRTLILASRSPRRRELLAAAGYEFEVVPADESVECNGACSRESPAELVARLAYAKAADVAQRVGRSMIVACDTVAECDGQILGKPPDVNLARRMLEMLRGREHRVLTGLCVWDYPDRPPETRVAVTRLRMDFLSDAQIDEYLESYLWEGKSGAFGYQDRHGWLQIVEGSESNVVGLPMELLGKMLGE; this is encoded by the coding sequence ATGCAGCCTCCCTTTCCACGCACGCTAATTTTAGCCAGCCGCTCGCCGCGTCGGCGGGAATTGTTGGCCGCGGCAGGATACGAGTTCGAGGTGGTTCCCGCGGACGAGTCGGTCGAATGCAACGGGGCGTGCAGCCGAGAAAGTCCAGCCGAATTGGTTGCCCGGCTGGCTTATGCAAAAGCGGCCGACGTGGCACAAAGGGTCGGCCGCAGCATGATCGTGGCCTGCGATACGGTCGCCGAGTGCGACGGCCAAATTCTCGGCAAGCCGCCTGACGTGAATCTTGCCCGGAGAATGCTGGAAATGCTTCGGGGTCGGGAACATCGCGTTCTGACCGGGTTGTGCGTGTGGGATTATCCCGACCGGCCGCCAGAGACGCGCGTGGCGGTGACGCGGTTGCGAATGGATTTTCTCAGCGACGCACAGATCGACGAATACTTGGAATCGTATCTGTGGGAAGGTAAATCGGGGGCGTTCGGCTATCAAGACCGCCACGGCTGGTTGCAAATCGTCGAGGGGAGCGAGTCGAATGTCGTTGGGCTGCCAATGGAGTTGCTGGGGAAGATGCTGGGAGAATGA
- a CDS encoding type II secretion system F family protein, translated as MNNASIIVAAALISWEKLVPFAVFGLFAVAAFWMLEVVAGRPTRVHERLDELKNPLARRRDVVAGKGKKGDTMSKVLEKASPVLSKPLQPKSEGETSKLRRKLSQAGFRGDGAATMFLGLKFAGLIAGLFLGGGGTLIAYGAGKNALMYTVCIAAFLFYLPDLVVWFMGRGRKQQIFLGLPDALDLLVVCVEAGLGLDQAMRKVAEEMKRTARVISEEFSLCNFHLQMGKARTEVLHDLGERTGVDDLRSLAAILIQADKFGSSVAQALRVQSDAMRTRRRQLAEEKAAKTAVKLIFPLVIFIFPGIFVVLVGPAAITMVREMFPVMGAR; from the coding sequence ATGAATAACGCATCCATCATCGTCGCTGCCGCCCTGATTAGCTGGGAAAAATTGGTTCCGTTCGCTGTCTTCGGGCTGTTTGCCGTCGCGGCGTTCTGGATGTTGGAAGTCGTCGCCGGGCGGCCGACCCGAGTACACGAACGACTCGATGAACTGAAAAATCCGCTCGCACGCCGCCGAGACGTCGTGGCAGGCAAAGGAAAAAAAGGAGACACGATGTCCAAGGTGTTGGAAAAGGCGTCTCCCGTGCTGTCGAAACCGTTACAGCCGAAAAGTGAAGGCGAAACCAGCAAGCTCCGCCGAAAATTGTCGCAGGCCGGATTTCGTGGCGACGGTGCTGCGACGATGTTCCTCGGCCTCAAGTTCGCCGGCCTGATTGCCGGCTTGTTTTTGGGTGGCGGAGGCACGCTGATCGCCTACGGCGCGGGTAAAAATGCACTGATGTACACAGTGTGCATCGCGGCTTTTTTGTTCTATTTGCCCGATCTGGTTGTTTGGTTCATGGGACGCGGTCGCAAGCAGCAGATATTTCTCGGTCTGCCCGATGCACTCGATCTGCTCGTGGTGTGCGTCGAGGCCGGACTGGGGCTCGATCAGGCGATGCGGAAAGTCGCCGAAGAAATGAAGCGCACCGCGCGCGTAATTTCCGAAGAATTCAGTTTGTGCAATTTCCATTTGCAAATGGGTAAGGCCCGCACCGAAGTGTTGCACGACCTGGGCGAGCGCACCGGCGTCGACGACCTCCGTAGCCTGGCCGCGATTCTGATTCAAGCCGACAAATTCGGCTCCAGTGTTGCGCAAGCGTTACGCGTGCAAAGCGACGCGATGCGAACGCGAAGACGTCAATTGGCGGAGGAAAAGGCGGCAAAAACCGCGGTTAAGCTTATCTTTCCGCTGGTGATCTTCATCTTTCCAGGCATTTTCGTCGTACTCGTTGGCCCTGCGGCAATCACGATGGTTCGCGAAATGTTCCCCGTCATGGGAGCGCGATAG